In Malassezia japonica chromosome 2, complete sequence, one DNA window encodes the following:
- the RPL10A gene encoding 60S ribosomal protein L10A (EggNog:ENOG503NUHC; COG:J; BUSCO:EOG09264LBC), with protein sequence MKGSEEKRRNFVETVELQIGLKNYDPQRDKRFSGTVKLPNIPRPRMSLCILADAADVDRAKLISLDYMTVEDLKKLNKNKKLVKKLAKKYDAFLASEALIKQIPRLLGPGLSKAGKFPAPVSHADDLEKKVNDVKSTIKFQLKKVLCLGVAVGHVEMGEDQLVANIMLSVNFLISLLKKNWQNVKSLHIKSTMGKPQRLF encoded by the coding sequence ATGAAGGGTTCCGAGGAGAAGCGTCGCAACTTTGTTGAGACCGTCGAGCTCCAGATCGGTCTCAAGAACTACGACCCCCAGCGTGACAAGCGTTTCAGCGGCACTGTTAAGCTGCCCAACATCCCGCGCCCCCGTATGTCGCTGTGCATTCTCGCTGatgccgccgacgtcgaccgcgcGAAGCTCATCTCGCTCGACTACATGACCGTCGAGGACTTGAAGAAGCTCAACAAGAACAAGAAGCTTGTCAAGAAGCTCGCCAAGAAGTACGATGCTTTCCTGGCTTCGGAGGCTCTCATCAAGCAGATTCCTCGTCTCCTGGGTCCCGGTCTCTCGAAGGCCGGCAAGTTCCCTGCCCCCGTCTCGCACGCTGACGATCTGGAGAAGAAGGTGAACGACGTCAAGTCGACCATCAAGTTCCAGCTCAAGAAGGTGCTGTGTCTCGGTGTGGCCGTCGGCCACGTTGAGATGGGCGAGGACCAGCTCGTTGCCAACATCATGCTGTCGGTCAACTTCCTCATCTCGCTGCTGAAGAAGAACTGGCAGAACGTCAAGTCGCTGCACATCAAGTCGACTATGGGCAAGCCCCAGCGTCTGTTCTAA
- the RPS11A gene encoding ribosomal 40S subunit protein S11A (EggNog:ENOG503NVGD; BUSCO:EOG092653NM; COG:J) — protein MSNVELGVQTEKAFQKQPLFLNSKAARKTTRTRRWYKDVGLGFKTPGAAINGTYIDKKCPWTGLVSIRGRLLSGKVVSTKMTRTVIIRREYLHYVPKYNRYERRHKNLPVHVSPAFRVEVGDIIVAGQCRPLSKTVRFNTLKVIKNKSTERAKAFNRF, from the exons ATGTCTAACGTGGAGCTCGGTGTGCAGACGGAGAAGGCTTTCCAGAAGCAGCCCCTTTTCCTTAACTCGAAGGCGGCTCGCAAGACCACCCGTACCCGCCGGTGGTACAAGGACGTCGGTCTGGGCTTCAAGACCCCCGGCGCTGCCATCAACGGTACTTACATTG ACAAGAAGTGCCCCTGGACTGGTCTCGTCTCGATCCGTGGCCGTCTGCTGAGCGGCAAGGTTGTCTCGACCAAGATGACCCGCACCGTGATCATCCGCCGGGAGTACCTGCACTACGTCCCCAAGTACAACCGTTACGAGCGGCGCCACAAGAACCTTCCCGTGCACGTTTCGCCCGCGTTCCGTGTCGAGGTCGGTGACATTATCGTGGCTG GCCAGTGCCGCCCCCTGTCGAAGACCGTGCGTTTCAACACCCTCAAGGTGATCAAGAACAAGAGCACtgagcgcgccaaggcgtTCAACCGTTTCTAA
- the RPS12 gene encoding 40S ribosomal protein S12 (COG:J; BUSCO:EOG09265CN0; EggNog:ENOG503P1R7) — translation MSDVEETPVDVQVEETEQAPAAAAGGPMSIEDALQQVLKKALVHDGLARGLREAAKALDRRQAHLCVLVETCNEAEYIKLIEALCNKYDINLLKVSDPKTLGTWAGLCKIDREGNPRKVVGCSCVVVRDFGEDSEGLNVLLEYFKSQRA, via the coding sequence ATGTCTGACGTTGAGGAAACCCCCGTGGATGTCCAGGTCGAGGAGACCGAGCAGGCccctgctgctgccgctgGCGGCCCCATGAGCATTGAGGATGCTCTCCAGCAGGTCCTCAAGAAGGCTCTCGTCCACGACGGTCTTGCCCGCGGTCTCCGTGAGGCTGCCAAGGccctcgaccgccgccaGGCTCACCTGTGTGTGCTCGTCGAGACCTGCAACGAGGCCGAGTACATCAAGCTCATCGAGGCTCTCTGCAACAAGTACGACATCAACCTCCTCAAGGTGTCGGACCCCAAGACCCTCGGTACCTGGGCCGGTCTCTGCAAGATTGACCGTGAGGGCAACCCCCGGAAGGTCGTCGGCTGCTCGTGCGTTGTCGTCCGCGACTTCGGTGAGGACTCGGAGGGCCTGAACGTGCTCCTCGAGTACTTCAAGAGCCAGCGCGCCTAA